A single Candidatus Diapherotrites archaeon DNA region contains:
- a CDS encoding PKD domain-containing protein codes for MKKIFLVSLIFISLISLVSAFTEPNYNGYTTEAFVEEAAYNEPNYNGYTTRFYITQMPVGVEPNYNGYTTSLGDYGEVTGAGNPITKVSVGSDKNSATPPATIVFDVNVDGGETPYTYTWTFGDANVTYISGGNKITMPHTFSGSGVYNVRVLVYDSAFQSSSGQKTVTLTFYGSSPNILKMLDLKVNPVTVKLRETISIKVLVKKLNVSNEDVTVSIITTDGQGNQLQVIPVYTSSAQISLNETKEFDFNYLVLPQLKENTTYYIKAVASSPGEALEQAGDNSLTTGFTVVKVKKLPPLAETQLFLLPLIAFIVLFFIRRQKK; via the coding sequence ATGAAGAAAATTTTCTTGGTTTCGCTGATTTTCATTTCATTGATTTCTTTAGTGAGCGCTTTCACTGAGCCAAATTATAACGGTTATACGACAGAAGCGTTTGTCGAAGAAGCCGCCTATAATGAGCCAAATTATAACGGTTATACAACCAGATTTTATATTACGCAGATGCCAGTAGGCGTTGAACCAAATTATAATGGTTATACAACCAGCTTGGGGGATTATGGAGAGGTAACAGGCGCAGGCAATCCAATAACAAAGGTTTCAGTTGGCTCTGACAAAAATTCTGCAACGCCTCCAGCAACAATAGTTTTTGATGTGAACGTTGACGGCGGAGAAACGCCTTACACTTATACTTGGACTTTTGGTGATGCCAATGTAACCTATATTTCTGGCGGGAACAAGATAACAATGCCCCATACTTTTAGTGGCTCAGGGGTATACAATGTAAGAGTGCTAGTATATGACAGTGCATTCCAGTCTTCTTCAGGCCAAAAGACTGTTACCTTGACTTTTTATGGTTCTTCGCCTAACATACTCAAAATGCTTGACTTGAAAGTAAATCCTGTTACAGTAAAGCTGAGGGAAACAATAAGCATTAAAGTGCTTGTAAAGAAACTGAATGTTTCAAACGAGGATGTGACAGTTTCAATTATTACAACAGACGGCCAAGGAAACCAGCTTCAAGTAATTCCTGTTTATACTTCTTCAGCTCAAATTTCCCTCAATGAAACAAAAGAATTTGACTTCAATTATCTTGTCTTGCCTCAATTAAAAGAAAACACTACATACTACATTAAGGCTGTTGCTTCAAGCCCAGGGGAAGCACTAGAACAGGCAGGAGACAATTCCCTGACAACAGGATTCACTGTAGTGAAAGTGAAGAAACTTCCTCCATTAGCTGAAACACAATTATTTTTGCTGCCATTAATTGCCTTTATCGTATTATTCTTTATAAGGAGGCA
- the map gene encoding type II methionyl aminopeptidase produces MEEEEYKHYIKAGKILGKVHQKARGMISPGMKLLEIAEKIEKEIIELEGKPAFPVNLSLNNSAAHYTPAFDEETTIEEKDLLKVDIGVHVEGFIADYAFTLDFSGKNEKLVEAAEKALEKAFEEIKVGAKIGGIGKTIEETIHSYDFNPIQNLSGHGLSEYRAHYSPSIPNIGKKDEREIEEGKAYAIEPFACNGLGFVKEAPQTQIFEFNEVRPLRNLEARKILDKVLEEYKTLPFAERWLVKEFGSIKTKIALRELLQRECLSLHPILREEKNVLVSQAENSFIAKDKEIIKLVE; encoded by the coding sequence ATGGAAGAAGAGGAATACAAACATTACATCAAAGCAGGAAAAATTTTGGGAAAAGTGCACCAGAAAGCGCGAGGCATGATAAGCCCTGGAATGAAACTGCTCGAAATTGCTGAAAAAATAGAGAAAGAAATAATTGAATTAGAAGGAAAGCCTGCTTTTCCAGTGAACCTTTCATTGAACAACAGTGCAGCGCATTACACCCCTGCATTCGATGAGGAGACAACAATAGAAGAAAAAGATTTACTGAAAGTGGACATTGGAGTGCATGTTGAAGGATTTATTGCAGACTATGCTTTTACCCTTGATTTTTCAGGAAAGAACGAAAAATTGGTTGAAGCAGCAGAAAAGGCATTAGAGAAAGCCTTTGAGGAAATAAAAGTTGGAGCGAAAATCGGAGGAATAGGAAAAACAATTGAAGAAACAATCCACTCTTACGACTTTAATCCAATACAGAACCTGAGCGGGCATGGACTAAGCGAGTACAGAGCGCATTACAGCCCTTCAATTCCAAACATAGGCAAAAAAGATGAAAGGGAAATAGAGGAAGGCAAAGCCTACGCAATAGAGCCTTTTGCCTGCAATGGATTAGGATTTGTAAAGGAGGCCCCCCAAACCCAAATATTTGAATTCAATGAAGTAAGGCCTTTAAGGAATCTTGAAGCAAGAAAAATTCTGGATAAAGTGCTTGAGGAGTACAAGACCTTGCCTTTCGCTGAAAGATGGCTTGTGAAAGAATTCGGCTCAATCAAAACAAAGATTGCGTTAAGGGAGCTCCTGCAAAGGGAATGCCTTTCACTGCATCCCATCCTCAGAGAAGAAAAAAATGTCTTGGTATCACAGGCAGAAAACTCTTTCATAGCAAAAGACAAGGAAATAATCAAGCTTGTGGAATAA